In Bacteroidota bacterium, one genomic interval encodes:
- a CDS encoding DUF3343 domain-containing protein, translated as MGNEIVLIFESIHKVLKAEKLLIEAKLKLEIIPTPRDLSSNCGMAIRLKKDENNINKIGEILEKFRIAYKIFDR; from the coding sequence GTGGGAAACGAAATAGTTCTAATATTCGAATCTATTCACAAAGTTTTAAAAGCTGAAAAATTATTGATAGAGGCAAAATTGAAACTTGAGATAATTCCCACTCCAAGAGATTTATCATCGAATTGTGGAATGGCTATCAGGCTTAAAAAAGATGAAAATAACATTAATAAAATCGGAGAAATATTAGAAAAATTCCGCATAGCTTATAAAATATTTGACAGATAG